From Stigmatopora nigra isolate UIUO_SnigA chromosome 17, RoL_Snig_1.1, whole genome shotgun sequence, a single genomic window includes:
- the LOC144210939 gene encoding uncharacterized protein LOC144210939 isoform X2, whose amino-acid sequence MEPTNTRAALCEDICHLSPHSRGGHKPTPGQVCTSLPSRTKPRNGRPHAGTLVAAPLRIARSSRSLRRPSERTVHAGVDGGLCRMANPQILDRPQEKLGQMNVAPAFVMPGSKPCRHCKKIKRNVGQC is encoded by the exons ATGGAACCTACCAACACACGAGCCGCACTATGTGAAGACATCTGTCACCTCTCACCTCACTCACG GGGGGGACACAAACCAACGCCAGGACAGGTGTGTACGAGTCTACCATCCAGGACAAAGCCCCGGAATGGCCGTCCACATGCGGGAAC ACTCGTAGCGGCACCCCTCCGGATTGCGCGTTCGTCCAGGAGTCTCCGGCGCCCCAGTGAGCGGACAGTTCACGCAGGTGTAGACGGAGGACTTTGCCGGATGGCAAATCCTCAGATCC TCGACAGGCCGCAGGAGAAGTTGGGACAGATGAACGTCGCCCCCGCCTTCGTCATGCCAGGTTCGAAACCGTGTcgccactgtaaaaaaataaaaagaaatgttggGCAGTGTTGA
- the LOC144210939 gene encoding uncharacterized protein LOC144210939 isoform X1 — protein sequence MEPTNTRAALCEDICHLSPHSRGGHKPTPGQVCTSLPSRTKPRNGRPHAGTLVAAPLRIARSSRSLRRPSERTVHAGVDGGLCRMANPQIRKSKGRQHHNFGHVTFMSFMASSRQAAGEVGTDERRPRLRHARFETVSPL from the exons ATGGAACCTACCAACACACGAGCCGCACTATGTGAAGACATCTGTCACCTCTCACCTCACTCACG GGGGGGACACAAACCAACGCCAGGACAGGTGTGTACGAGTCTACCATCCAGGACAAAGCCCCGGAATGGCCGTCCACATGCGGGAAC ACTCGTAGCGGCACCCCTCCGGATTGCGCGTTCGTCCAGGAGTCTCCGGCGCCCCAGTGAGCGGACAGTTCACGCAGGTGTAGACGGAGGACTTTGCCGGATGGCAAATCCTCAGATCCGTAAGTCCAAAGGTCGTCAACATCATAACTTTGGTCACGTGACCTTCATGTCATTCATGGCGTCCAGTCGACAGGCCGCAGGAGAAGTTGGGACAGATGAACGTCGCCCCCGCCTTCGTCATGCCAGGTTCGAAACCGTGTcgccactgtaa